Proteins encoded within one genomic window of Acinetobacter sp. YWS30-1:
- a CDS encoding MFS transporter: MSSNSSSSHIAYGSSAFKAILFSLFLAGFAIFSSLYCVQPMMPILADYFHISPTQSSFPLSFSTIALAIGLIFTGLISDRFGRKPIMVWSLFSVSVLLLLSAILPIWSVFLTTRVMIGLTVSGVAAVAMTYIGEEIAEKDIGFAMGLYISGTAIGGMGGRLIAGVLVDFISWQSATLIIGILNLCIAGLFFYLLPASRHFKAYPIKLNRFKNSFRQNLSDPKLRVLFLQGFILMGCFVSVFNYLSYRLIQAPFELSHVWIGVISITYLAGIYSSPRAAAWSRKFGRYRVLAAMLCTMLFGLALMLINNLALVFIGLLIFTFSFFAAHSTASSWVSVQSLQYRAVGSSLYLFCYYLGSSLLGSSSGLVWENSGWLGLSVFIAIILGLGLLMAQRLKPINDSSKSG; this comes from the coding sequence ATGTCCTCAAATTCATCTTCAAGCCATATCGCATATGGTTCATCTGCTTTTAAAGCTATTTTATTCTCCTTATTTCTGGCGGGTTTTGCGATTTTCTCATCGCTGTATTGTGTCCAGCCCATGATGCCGATTCTGGCAGACTATTTTCATATCTCTCCAACACAAAGCAGTTTTCCACTTTCATTCTCTACCATTGCCTTGGCTATTGGCTTGATCTTTACTGGTCTGATTTCAGACCGTTTTGGCCGTAAGCCGATTATGGTCTGGTCTCTATTTTCAGTCTCAGTATTATTACTATTAAGTGCAATATTGCCGATCTGGTCCGTGTTTCTGACCACACGAGTAATGATTGGATTGACAGTCAGTGGTGTCGCAGCAGTCGCGATGACTTATATCGGGGAAGAAATTGCAGAAAAAGATATCGGTTTTGCCATGGGCTTATATATTTCTGGCACAGCGATAGGCGGTATGGGCGGACGTTTAATTGCCGGGGTGCTAGTCGATTTTATCTCCTGGCAATCTGCCACTTTGATTATCGGTATTTTAAATCTTTGTATCGCTGGATTATTTTTCTATCTTTTGCCTGCTTCGCGACATTTTAAAGCCTATCCAATTAAGTTGAATCGTTTTAAAAACTCATTTAGACAGAATCTCTCTGATCCAAAACTTCGGGTTTTATTCCTGCAAGGTTTTATCTTGATGGGCTGCTTTGTCTCGGTATTTAATTATCTGAGTTATCGCTTGATCCAAGCGCCATTTGAGTTATCTCATGTCTGGATTGGCGTGATTTCGATTACTTATCTGGCCGGAATTTATAGCTCGCCACGAGCCGCAGCTTGGAGCAGGAAGTTTGGACGTTATAGGGTACTTGCCGCCATGCTTTGTACCATGCTGTTTGGCTTAGCCTTAATGTTGATTAATAACTTGGCTTTAGTCTTTATTGGTTTGCTGATTTTTACCTTTTCCTTTTTTGCGGCTCATTCAACTGCCAGTAGCTGGGTATCGGTGCAATCCTTACAGTATCGTGCGGTAGGTTCGTCCCTTTATTTGTTCTGTTACTACCTGGGTTCAAGCTTACTTGGAAGTTCGAGTGGACTGGTCTGGGAAAATTCCGGATGGTTAGGACTAAGTGTATTTATCGCTATTATTTTAGGATTAGGCTTGCTGATGGCACAGCGTTTAAAACCTATAAATGATTCTTCAAAATCAGGATGA
- a CDS encoding TonB-dependent copper receptor codes for MAQPKFSLQPLAAAMCVACYSSVVMANESMPVHTMAPIVVTSTAGNDANGLIVRADPKQPIQPVPATDGADYLQSIVGFSSVNSGAGTNGDVTFRGMFGSRIKILTDGTENLGACPSRMDSPTSYISPESYDRISVIKGPQTVQYANTGSAATVIFERTPEQFGEDQHYRGQASVLMGSFGRLDQNIEAAAGDEKKYIRLNTNRSVSNSYKDGDSQTVPSDWERWNADLALGWMPDEDTWVELTGGKADGEAVYAGRDMDGSQFARESLGLRVEKRNLTDVIQKVEAQINYNYNDHIMDNFSLRPVPMIHDMATHSMKANPSAMQVTRRTLNSRMAITSEWDKTQLIAGVDFQRNTHAGGMTSTNMNMPLTPDMKFQSYGAFGELSHELSDNHKLVGGVRVDQVDIDALKTGQSRQEILPSAFIRFENTHPEHDGGKTYIGLGYVERVPDYWELFKTDYQGVTANTFKQLDTEKTLQLDLGYQHHHGAFNSWVSAYAGIVQDFILMTYPETANSGHDHHMGSGMEGMQSVKMNGADSRNVDAAIAGAEAGIGYQFTDAIQADISAMYAWGKNTTDHTPLPQIAPLEARVNLRYIQENYTLGAYWRLVDGQNRISEHEGNIVGYDHKQSAGFGTLSLNGTYHVNESVDLSVGVDNVFDQTYTEHLNKMGNSGFGFASDEQFNNIGRNYWARVSMKF; via the coding sequence ATGGCTCAGCCTAAATTCTCGTTACAGCCCCTTGCGGCTGCGATGTGTGTTGCCTGTTATTCATCAGTGGTTATGGCCAATGAAAGTATGCCTGTACACACCATGGCACCAATTGTGGTGACTTCAACTGCCGGTAATGATGCCAATGGTCTGATTGTCCGTGCTGATCCGAAACAGCCGATTCAGCCAGTGCCGGCAACTGATGGTGCAGACTATCTGCAAAGTATTGTAGGTTTTAGTTCAGTCAATAGCGGAGCTGGCACCAATGGCGATGTGACCTTTCGTGGCATGTTCGGTTCACGTATTAAAATCCTGACTGATGGCACTGAAAACCTCGGTGCCTGTCCAAGCCGGATGGATTCGCCCACTTCGTATATTTCTCCAGAAAGTTATGACCGTATTTCGGTGATTAAAGGCCCGCAAACAGTTCAATATGCCAATACCGGTTCGGCAGCAACCGTCATTTTTGAGCGTACACCTGAACAATTTGGAGAAGATCAACACTATCGCGGTCAGGCCAGTGTACTGATGGGATCTTTTGGTCGTCTGGACCAGAACATTGAAGCTGCTGCTGGTGATGAAAAGAAGTATATCCGCCTGAACACCAACCGTTCGGTATCAAACAGTTATAAAGATGGTGATAGCCAAACTGTACCTTCAGATTGGGAGCGATGGAATGCAGATCTGGCACTGGGCTGGATGCCGGATGAAGATACCTGGGTCGAGCTGACCGGTGGTAAAGCGGATGGTGAGGCGGTTTATGCTGGCCGTGATATGGATGGATCTCAGTTTGCCCGTGAAAGCCTCGGCTTACGTGTTGAAAAGAGAAATCTGACAGATGTCATTCAGAAAGTAGAGGCACAGATCAACTATAACTATAACGATCACATCATGGATAACTTTAGTCTGCGGCCTGTACCGATGATCCATGACATGGCAACCCATAGCATGAAAGCCAATCCATCCGCTATGCAGGTCACACGCCGTACTTTAAATTCCCGTATGGCGATAACAAGTGAATGGGATAAAACCCAGTTGATCGCGGGTGTGGATTTTCAGCGCAATACGCATGCTGGGGGAATGACTTCAACCAATATGAACATGCCGCTCACGCCAGATATGAAATTCCAGTCTTATGGAGCTTTTGGTGAGTTGAGCCATGAACTCAGTGATAACCATAAACTGGTTGGTGGTGTACGGGTCGATCAGGTTGATATTGATGCCTTAAAAACTGGTCAAAGCCGTCAGGAAATCTTGCCGAGCGCCTTTATCCGTTTTGAAAATACTCATCCAGAGCATGATGGCGGTAAAACCTATATTGGTCTGGGATACGTCGAGCGTGTGCCGGATTATTGGGAATTATTTAAAACCGATTATCAGGGTGTAACTGCAAATACATTTAAACAGTTAGATACTGAAAAAACCTTACAGCTTGATCTGGGCTATCAACATCATCATGGTGCCTTCAATTCATGGGTATCGGCTTATGCTGGTATTGTTCAGGATTTTATTCTGATGACTTATCCTGAAACTGCAAATTCAGGTCATGACCATCATATGGGTAGTGGCATGGAAGGAATGCAGTCGGTAAAAATGAATGGTGCAGATTCAAGAAATGTTGATGCGGCGATTGCTGGTGCAGAAGCCGGAATTGGCTACCAGTTTACCGATGCTATTCAGGCTGATATTAGTGCTATGTATGCTTGGGGTAAAAACACGACAGATCATACGCCATTGCCGCAAATTGCACCTTTAGAAGCCCGGGTGAATCTGCGTTATATCCAGGAGAATTATACCTTAGGGGCTTACTGGCGTTTGGTGGATGGCCAAAACCGTATTAGTGAACATGAAGGCAATATTGTTGGTTATGACCATAAACAGAGTGCTGGTTTTGGCACATTGTCTTTAAATGGCACCTATCATGTGAATGAGAGTGTGGATCTTTCAGTCGGTGTCGATAATGTCTTCGACCAGACTTATACAGAACATTTGAATAAAATGGGGAATTCAGGTTTTGGTTTTGCTTCAGATGAGCAATTTAATAATATCGGCCGAAACTACTGGGCACGCGTCAGTATGAAATTCTGA
- a CDS encoding DUF2946 family protein: MVLRGGLLLSFVAVFLQIAVFLQPLLPKQYQVAPVCETITRALLVSSHVHSEHPAHHLDQHPISSDSMAHEHDASHQCQYCTVYGNLVLPPELEVKEVLDRIQVRLLAFEQAFKHVWFILQRLFLIPQGRAPPLFA, encoded by the coding sequence ATGGTTCTGCGGGGAGGTCTGCTACTTTCCTTTGTAGCGGTATTTCTACAGATTGCTGTATTCTTACAGCCTTTGCTGCCGAAGCAATATCAGGTTGCTCCGGTCTGTGAAACCATCACGCGTGCCCTTTTAGTTTCCTCTCATGTTCATTCTGAACATCCTGCTCATCATCTTGATCAGCATCCTATTTCCTCGGACTCCATGGCGCATGAACACGATGCCAGTCATCAGTGTCAGTACTGTACTGTCTATGGCAACCTGGTTTTGCCGCCTGAGCTTGAAGTGAAAGAAGTCCTGGATCGAATTCAGGTCAGACTATTGGCTTTTGAACAAGCCTTTAAGCATGTCTGGTTTATCCTTCAGCGACTCTTTTTAATCCCGCAGGGACGGGCACCGCCACTGTTTGCATAA
- the def gene encoding peptide deformylase, with amino-acid sequence MALLPILSFPDPRLRTIAQPVEEVTDEIRQLAADMFETMYEAPGIGLAATQVDRHIQLIVMDLSENKDQPMVFINPKITPLTEETQPYEEGCLSVPQIYDKVERPSRVKIEAIGLDGQPFEQEADGLLAVCIQHEMDHLNGKLFVDYLSPLKRQRAREKVEKLVRQRNKEKVAVKR; translated from the coding sequence ATGGCCTTATTACCTATTTTAAGTTTCCCGGATCCCCGTCTTCGTACCATTGCACAACCAGTCGAAGAAGTTACTGATGAAATTCGTCAGCTCGCTGCAGATATGTTTGAAACCATGTATGAAGCGCCAGGCATCGGACTCGCCGCGACCCAAGTCGATCGTCATATTCAGCTGATTGTGATGGACCTGTCTGAAAATAAAGATCAACCCATGGTGTTCATTAACCCCAAAATCACACCATTGACTGAAGAAACACAGCCTTATGAAGAGGGCTGTCTATCAGTTCCTCAAATATACGATAAAGTTGAGCGTCCGTCACGCGTAAAAATTGAGGCAATTGGTCTGGATGGTCAACCCTTTGAACAAGAGGCTGATGGACTTCTCGCTGTGTGCATCCAACATGAAATGGATCACTTAAATGGTAAACTTTTTGTGGATTATCTGTCGCCATTAAAACGTCAGCGTGCCCGTGAAAAAGTAGAAAAACTGGTTCGCCAGCGCAATAAGGAAAAAGTTGCAGTTAAACGCTAA
- a CDS encoding LysM peptidoglycan-binding domain-containing protein, with the protein MKKVLKGMPFFSALGLKNQMLALAVCVGVSMGTMYSAEAAPARNVNPPALKASAPNVYVVKKGDTLWDISKRFLKNPVRWPEIWASNKHVKNPHWIFPGDRLLMCDYQGRPIIGKDEGDGCEGIISRYIGSTSLQPQVRVESLNNTIPVIPLAHIQQWLERYTIVAADSVQGTPYILGTADQRVLAGKGQKVYARGNGLVVGQRYAVYREADPYVFTDANGKKYTAALELQQVASGIAVRGEGDVTTLELTDSYNAEVRRGDRVLPEYDPMLPTLFYPVNAENTVAGGQIVRVLGSIGTAARHSVVTIDRGTAHGVQTGHVFSVNQKGEVVTDPKTKERVQLPGERIGNVMVFKTFDQLSYAYVLESELPIKVGANIQAPLLDE; encoded by the coding sequence ATGAAAAAGGTTTTGAAGGGCATGCCATTTTTTAGTGCCTTGGGGTTAAAAAATCAAATGCTCGCACTGGCAGTTTGTGTCGGAGTGAGTATGGGGACAATGTATTCAGCCGAGGCAGCTCCTGCCCGCAACGTCAATCCACCCGCTTTAAAAGCCAGTGCGCCTAATGTCTACGTGGTCAAAAAAGGCGATACATTGTGGGATATTTCAAAACGTTTCTTAAAAAATCCGGTGCGTTGGCCAGAAATCTGGGCCAGTAACAAGCACGTGAAAAATCCACATTGGATTTTCCCGGGTGACCGCCTGTTGATGTGTGACTATCAAGGTCGTCCAATCATTGGTAAAGACGAAGGTGATGGCTGTGAAGGCATCATCAGTCGTTATATTGGCAGTACTTCGCTACAGCCACAGGTTCGCGTTGAATCTTTAAATAATACGATTCCAGTGATTCCATTAGCGCACATCCAGCAATGGCTGGAACGCTATACCATAGTGGCAGCGGATTCAGTTCAGGGTACGCCTTACATTCTCGGCACTGCAGACCAGCGCGTACTGGCAGGTAAAGGTCAGAAAGTTTATGCCCGCGGTAATGGTCTGGTGGTTGGCCAGCGTTATGCGGTATATCGTGAAGCAGACCCTTATGTCTTTACCGATGCCAATGGCAAGAAATACACGGCTGCTCTAGAGTTGCAACAGGTTGCTTCCGGAATTGCAGTACGTGGCGAAGGTGATGTCACCACGCTGGAATTAACAGATAGCTATAATGCCGAAGTGCGTCGCGGTGACCGTGTATTGCCTGAATACGATCCGATGTTGCCTACCCTGTTCTATCCAGTGAATGCAGAAAATACGGTTGCTGGTGGTCAGATTGTGCGTGTACTGGGTTCAATTGGTACTGCTGCGCGTCATAGCGTCGTGACGATTGACCGTGGTACGGCACATGGGGTTCAGACTGGTCATGTCTTCAGCGTAAACCAGAAAGGTGAAGTCGTGACTGATCCGAAAACCAAGGAACGCGTACAGCTTCCAGGTGAGCGCATTGGCAATGTGATGGTCTTTAAAACTTTTGATCAGCTCAGCTATGCTTATGTGCTGGAAAGTGAGTTACCTATCAAGGTGGGTGCCAATATTCAAGCGCCATTGTTAGATGAATAA
- the dprA gene encoding DNA-processing protein DprA, with amino-acid sequence MLNSLSRVQLETLTLWYLVQHSLSSFYKISQHYSSLTTAIQPDQVPTWQALGIHANHVQRLKDFSLPESQQKFQRCLEKIQRDSDFILLYHDLHYPQQLSHYVDKPPIIFGQGQPDTLLQAQIAVVGSRKPSPHGRQVAYDFSFYLSEQGFYINSGLAQGIDEAAHRAGLKHQGTIAVMGTGLDQTYPSQHAQLRQEIIAHGGAVITEFLPETPPLQHHFPRRNRIVSGLSLGVIVAEATLKSGSLITAKLAAEQGKTVFAIPGHIYSEYHKGCHQLIREGAILIDHPQQVIEELALATQWQALQNEVQHDMADELPAHIPPHLLRLYNQLDWVGQDLDHLSHHLQQDVSSLTGQLMELELLGFCTQQAGMYLRCRPHK; translated from the coding sequence ATGCTGAACTCGTTATCACGCGTGCAACTGGAAACACTGACGTTATGGTATCTGGTTCAGCATTCTCTTTCGAGCTTCTATAAAATCAGTCAGCATTATTCAAGTCTGACCACAGCCATACAGCCTGATCAGGTGCCTACCTGGCAGGCGCTTGGCATTCATGCCAATCATGTCCAACGCTTAAAAGACTTCTCGCTTCCAGAATCACAGCAGAAATTTCAGCGCTGTCTGGAAAAAATTCAACGAGATAGTGATTTCATCCTGCTCTATCATGATCTGCACTATCCGCAGCAACTCAGCCACTATGTAGACAAACCACCAATTATTTTTGGTCAAGGTCAGCCGGATACATTGCTTCAGGCTCAAATTGCGGTTGTAGGAAGTCGCAAGCCGAGTCCTCACGGCCGGCAAGTAGCTTATGATTTCTCCTTTTATTTGAGTGAACAGGGTTTCTATATTAATAGTGGATTAGCACAAGGCATAGATGAAGCTGCTCATCGGGCAGGATTAAAACATCAGGGAACCATTGCGGTGATGGGAACCGGACTGGATCAAACCTACCCTTCTCAACATGCACAATTGCGCCAGGAAATCATTGCACATGGTGGTGCGGTCATTACCGAGTTTCTGCCAGAGACTCCACCGTTGCAGCATCACTTTCCACGGCGTAACCGGATTGTCAGTGGCTTAAGTCTCGGGGTCATTGTGGCTGAAGCGACCTTAAAAAGCGGCTCTCTAATTACGGCCAAACTGGCTGCCGAACAAGGCAAAACCGTATTTGCTATTCCGGGGCATATTTATAGCGAATATCATAAGGGCTGCCATCAGCTGATTCGTGAAGGCGCGATTCTGATTGATCACCCACAACAGGTGATTGAAGAACTGGCTCTGGCGACCCAATGGCAAGCCTTACAAAATGAAGTACAACATGACATGGCGGATGAACTTCCTGCACACATACCGCCCCATCTGCTCAGACTTTATAACCAGTTAGACTGGGTCGGACAGGATCTGGATCATCTCAGTCATCATCTGCAACAGGATGTTTCTTCTCTCACCGGTCAATTGATGGAACTGGAGCTACTTGGCTTTTGCACCCAGCAAGCCGGCATGTATCTACGTTGTCGTCCGCATAAATAA
- a CDS encoding L-threonylcarbamoyladenylate synthase — protein MITTSVAEAAECLKAGQVLAYPTEAVWGLGCDPYNEQAFHQILTLKQRPIEKGVILLAAHISQVEHLLQDLSEEMREKVIESWSNDRPTDRATTWLLPANDDIPGWIKGKHPKVAVRVTTHPLCVALCQAFGGFIVSTSANPAGLEPARSLQDAMRYFGQDLNYLNGDLGLSQKPSRIIDAVTGEIIRD, from the coding sequence ATGATCACCACCTCTGTTGCCGAAGCAGCTGAATGTCTCAAAGCTGGACAGGTCTTGGCATACCCTACAGAGGCTGTTTGGGGTTTAGGTTGCGACCCCTATAATGAACAGGCATTTCACCAGATTTTAACCTTAAAACAGCGCCCGATTGAAAAAGGCGTGATTTTACTCGCAGCTCATATTTCACAAGTGGAACATTTACTTCAGGATCTAAGTGAAGAAATGCGTGAAAAAGTAATTGAGTCCTGGAGTAATGATCGACCTACAGACCGGGCGACCACCTGGCTACTCCCTGCCAATGACGATATTCCAGGCTGGATTAAAGGCAAACACCCTAAAGTGGCAGTGCGCGTGACCACTCATCCTCTTTGTGTAGCCTTGTGTCAGGCTTTTGGCGGTTTTATTGTTTCAACCAGTGCCAATCCTGCCGGCTTAGAACCTGCACGTTCCCTGCAAGATGCCATGCGTTATTTTGGTCAGGATCTGAATTATCTGAATGGTGATCTGGGACTGAGCCAGAAACCAAGCCGGATTATTGATGCCGTAACAGGTGAAATTATTCGTGACTGA
- a CDS encoding DMT family transporter — protein MTQQQKTMWWAMLLPLTAVLIWSLNIVVTRYVTDFISPVSISFYRWFFAFLILTPFILPRVIRERALIVPHLKQLAVLSAFGLVLYQGLAYTAAHYTTATNMGIINAFIPIFTIFVSMLILRDIPNRYAIIGSLLSFAGLIYVMGQGNPWGLLHAGGQWGDLLMIIAVFFYAFYGVFLKKWQLQIPLMLSLYVQILFALLYHLPFVAWLGLDVINLANAGSVIYASIFPSLIAPLLWMMAIQRLGPNRTSIFMNLMPVFTALIALVWLKEAWTIYHSIGGAIILFGIVLAQKKTMVPVLLKAK, from the coding sequence ATGACGCAGCAGCAAAAAACAATGTGGTGGGCCATGCTGCTTCCATTGACTGCGGTCCTGATCTGGTCACTGAATATTGTCGTGACCCGCTATGTGACGGACTTTATTTCGCCGGTGAGCATCAGTTTTTATCGCTGGTTTTTTGCCTTTCTGATTCTGACCCCGTTTATTCTGCCGCGAGTGATTCGTGAACGTGCCCTGATCGTCCCGCATCTGAAACAGCTGGCAGTGCTGAGTGCCTTTGGTCTGGTGCTGTATCAGGGCCTGGCGTATACCGCCGCACATTACACCACCGCCACCAATATGGGCATTATTAATGCCTTTATTCCAATTTTCACCATTTTTGTGTCGATGCTGATTCTGCGCGATATCCCGAATCGCTATGCGATTATTGGCAGTCTGTTGTCCTTTGCCGGGCTGATCTATGTGATGGGGCAGGGTAATCCGTGGGGGCTGCTGCATGCTGGCGGCCAGTGGGGTGATCTGCTGATGATTATTGCCGTATTTTTCTATGCCTTTTACGGGGTCTTTCTGAAAAAATGGCAGCTGCAGATTCCGCTCATGCTGAGCCTGTATGTGCAGATTCTATTTGCATTGCTGTATCACCTGCCGTTTGTGGCCTGGTTGGGTCTAGATGTCATTAATCTGGCCAATGCTGGCAGCGTCATCTACGCCAGTATTTTCCCGTCACTGATTGCACCTTTGCTGTGGATGATGGCGATTCAGCGTCTGGGGCCGAACCGTACCAGTATCTTTATGAACCTGATGCCGGTATTTACTGCTTTAATTGCCTTGGTCTGGTTAAAAGAGGCCTGGACCATTTATCACAGTATTGGTGGGGCGATTATTCTGTTCGGCATTGTACTGGCCCAGAAAAAAACCATGGTGCCGGTGCTGCTAAAAGCCAAATAA
- a CDS encoding glutathione peroxidase has protein sequence MSTSVYDIPVKTIQGTDTTLNQYQGKVLLLVNVASKCGLTPQYEGLQKLYDDKKAEGLEILGFPSNDFLEQEPGSEKEIQEFCSLNYQVDFPLFAKIPVVGEAKHPLYATLTQAVPERIGEGPWWKDLVDYGLTPNEPPEVLWNFEKFLVNKQGEVVARFAPDITADDPRIVDAVNAELAK, from the coding sequence ATGAGCACTTCTGTGTATGACATTCCGGTAAAAACGATTCAAGGAACGGACACGACGCTGAACCAGTATCAAGGCAAAGTCTTACTGCTGGTAAATGTGGCATCAAAATGCGGCCTCACTCCACAATACGAAGGCTTGCAAAAGCTCTATGATGATAAAAAAGCCGAAGGACTGGAAATCTTAGGCTTCCCTTCCAATGATTTTCTGGAACAGGAACCTGGAAGTGAAAAGGAAATTCAGGAATTCTGTTCCCTGAACTATCAGGTGGATTTCCCGCTGTTTGCTAAAATTCCGGTCGTGGGTGAAGCTAAACATCCTTTGTATGCTACTTTGACTCAGGCTGTGCCAGAACGTATTGGTGAAGGTCCATGGTGGAAAGATCTGGTCGACTATGGCCTGACTCCAAATGAACCGCCTGAAGTCCTCTGGAACTTTGAAAAATTCCTGGTCAACAAACAGGGGGAAGTCGTTGCACGTTTTGCACCAGACATTACTGCAGATGATCCACGCATTGTAGATGCGGTGAATGCAGAACTGGCAAAATAA
- the adhP gene encoding alcohol dehydrogenase AdhP: MPTTMKAAVVTAFNQPLEIQELNIPQVRPGKVLVKIIATGVCHTDLHAMHGDWPVQPSLPFIPGHEGVGEVIEIGEGIDHLKIGDIVGIPWLYSACGHCEHCYAGWETLCRKQQNSGYSVNGSFAEYCLADGDYVGVIPEGVDLLEIAPILCAGVTVYKGLKMADAKTGDWMAISGIGGLGHIAVQYAKTMGFNVIAIDVDDSKLELAKNLGADVGINALKSDVKEEVMKATGEGCHGVLVTAVSPKAFEQAVSIVRRGGTMVLNGLPPGKFDLSIFDMVLDGITVRGSIVGTRLDLKEALDIAARGKVKAHINVEPLQNINDIFQRMEQGKIDGRIVIDMRL; encoded by the coding sequence ATGCCAACAACAATGAAAGCAGCGGTCGTAACTGCATTTAACCAACCCTTAGAAATCCAAGAACTCAACATCCCTCAAGTTCGTCCAGGCAAAGTCCTGGTCAAGATCATTGCCACAGGTGTTTGTCATACCGATCTGCATGCCATGCATGGCGACTGGCCGGTGCAACCGAGCTTACCTTTTATTCCCGGGCATGAGGGAGTAGGAGAAGTGATTGAAATAGGTGAAGGCATTGACCATTTAAAAATAGGAGATATTGTCGGTATTCCATGGCTGTATTCGGCGTGTGGCCATTGTGAACATTGTTATGCGGGCTGGGAAACCCTGTGTAGAAAACAGCAAAATTCGGGGTATTCGGTCAACGGCAGCTTTGCTGAATATTGTCTGGCCGATGGAGATTATGTAGGAGTAATTCCGGAGGGAGTAGACTTACTTGAAATTGCACCTATTCTCTGTGCAGGCGTCACTGTCTATAAAGGTCTGAAAATGGCTGATGCCAAAACAGGAGACTGGATGGCAATTTCGGGCATTGGCGGTCTGGGTCATATTGCTGTTCAATATGCCAAAACCATGGGATTTAATGTTATTGCCATAGATGTGGATGACTCAAAACTGGAACTGGCCAAAAATCTGGGTGCTGATGTGGGCATAAATGCACTGAAATCCGATGTAAAAGAAGAAGTGATGAAAGCCACTGGAGAAGGTTGTCATGGGGTATTGGTAACAGCAGTCTCTCCCAAAGCTTTTGAACAGGCAGTCTCGATCGTGCGTCGGGGGGGAACTATGGTGCTAAATGGTTTACCACCAGGCAAGTTTGACTTGTCGATTTTTGATATGGTACTTGACGGCATTACGGTGCGCGGCTCGATAGTGGGTACACGACTGGATCTCAAGGAAGCATTGGATATTGCTGCCCGGGGTAAGGTTAAGGCACATATTAATGTTGAGCCGCTGCAAAATATCAATGATATTTTTCAGCGTATGGAACAAGGGAAAATTGATGGCCGGATCGTGATCGATATGCGACTTTAA
- a CDS encoding IS30 family transposase: MLESRKEGFSPRKFAELIKRHPSTIYRELKRNSINDVYQARYASDNTFARRRRGHRKLKIDSILWRFIVEAIRCLWSPQQISKRLKTFSDLDQTMNVSHTTIYSTIRALPKGELKKDLLSCLRHENKKRKANGEPKKDSILQDIKTIHERPAEVQERKIPGHWEADLIKGKDNKSSIATLIERNTRLCILATLPDAKAESVRKALTEALKYLPAELRKTLTYDRGREMSEHKILEEDLGIDVYFCDPHSPWQKGTCENMNGLIRQYLPKGIDLNQADQHYLNQVAMSLNTRPRKALDWLTPLEKFAQLVDYHKAFETVAPHV; this comes from the coding sequence GTACGATCTATCGTGAACTTAAAAGAAATAGCATCAATGACGTTTATCAAGCTCGATATGCTTCTGATAACACCTTCGCTAGACGTAGACGTGGTCACAGAAAACTCAAAATCGACTCAATCCTCTGGAGATTTATTGTTGAAGCGATCCGTTGTTTATGGTCTCCTCAGCAAATATCGAAGCGTTTAAAGACATTTTCTGATTTGGATCAAACAATGAATGTAAGCCATACAACGATTTATTCAACTATACGAGCATTACCAAAGGGTGAGTTGAAAAAAGACTTATTATCCTGTCTGCGTCATGAAAATAAAAAGCGAAAAGCTAACGGTGAACCTAAAAAAGATTCTATATTACAGGATATTAAAACTATTCATGAGCGCCCAGCCGAAGTTCAAGAAAGAAAAATACCGGGTCATTGGGAAGCCGATTTAATTAAAGGTAAAGACAATAAAAGTTCGATAGCAACACTTATTGAACGAAATACACGGCTCTGTATCTTGGCAACATTACCTGATGCAAAGGCAGAATCAGTGCGCAAGGCTTTAACTGAAGCTCTGAAATATTTACCTGCAGAACTACGTAAAACGTTGACCTATGACCGTGGACGTGAGATGTCAGAACATAAAATCCTCGAAGAAGATTTAGGCATAGATGTATATTTCTGTGACCCACATTCGCCATGGCAGAAAGGTACATGCGAAAATATGAATGGTTTAATTAGGCAATATTTACCTAAAGGGATTGATTTAAATCAGGCAGATCAGCATTATTTAAATCAAGTTGCCATGTCACTGAATACTCGTCCTAGAAAAGCGTTAGATTGGCTTACACCATTAGAGAAGTTTGCTCAGCTTGTTGATTATCATAAGGCTTTTGAAACTGTCGCACCTCATGTTTGA